The sequence CGGCGGCGGCGCCGGGGATCTGGACGTACGGACACCGCCCCCGTCCGGCCAAGGAGCCCGAGCGCACCCCGCTGCGGCAGCTGATCAGCGGCGCACTGATCTCGTTCCTGTGCGGGTGGCTGCTGTGGTCGCTGCTGTGGAACGGATACCTCGGCAGCTACTGGATGTGGCCGCTGGTGCTCCTGACGCCCGACTCCTGGCGCGACGGCACCGACCCGATGGCCTATGTCTGGGCCAGCTACCTCTACTACGGCCTGTTCCTCGCCCTCCTGGTCGTGGTTTTCGGCCGCCTCGGCCGCTGGCCCGAACTCGCGCGCCGCTTCCTGGCGCCGTTCGTCCGGCGCCTGCGCCCCCGCGCCCCCGCCCCCAAGCGCCAACCGGCAGCCGACCCCGCCCAATGGCCCGAGCTGCGGGCCCACGGAGCCGCCGACGCCGCCGACAAGCTCGCCGAGGAGGCCCGCGCCGGGCGGATGACCGATGTGGACGTGGCCCGGATCGGCCACGCCTGGCGCGCGGTACGGTCCGGCGGCACGCCCCTCGCTTCCTTCACCGACACCGTGCTCCGGCAGGGCGCCGCGGCCTGCGCGCACCCCTCGGGGCGGCGCGATCTGGCCCGCCGGAGCGCCGAGCACGATCTGCTCGCCGGGCAGGTGCGGATCGGTACCGCCGCCGACCACGAACGCAACCCGTATCAGCACCGGAGCGTCGGCTGCGCGCTGGAACCGGGGGTGCTCGGCACCTCCCTGCTGGCCGTCGGCCCCGCGGGCAGCGGCAAGAGCACCCGGTTGGTGCGGCCCGTCGTGGAGGCGATGTGCCTCCAGGCGCTGGCGGGACAGAGCGCGGTGATCGCCGTCGGGCCGGCCGGTTCGGACCTCGGCCCGGACGACGCGTTCGACGTGGTGGTCAGGATCGGCCGCCCCGACCCCGAATGCGACCTCGACCTCTACGGCGGCACCACCGACCCCGACGAGGCGGCCGGGATTCTTGCCGAGGCGTTGGTGGGGGATCTGGCGGGGCAGTTGCCGGGTGGGGACAGTCGGCGGGCGGCGACAGTGCTGGGGCAGTTGCTCGGGCCGTTCCGGGCGGCGTATGAGCGGTTTCCCACCGTGGCGGAGCTGCGGGAGCTGCTGGACGGGGCGCCGGAGGCGATGAGGGCGCTGCGGGCCGCGCTGGAGGAGCGGCGGGAGCAGCCGCTGCTGCGTGAACTGGACGCGCGGGCCCGGCAGTTGGAGCGTTCCGGTGATGTGGGGGTGCTGCTCGCCGACCGTATCGCGCTGCTCGACCGGCCCGCCTTCGCCGACTTCTTCGACCCCACGGGGCGCACCCGGCAGGTGTCGCTGCGTGCCCTGGACCATCCCCTGCGGGTGCGGATCGAGCTGCCCGAGCGGGGCCATGCGGAAGCCTCGCGGATTCTGGCGCGGCTGGTGCTGGCGCAGTTCACGGAGTGCGCGGTGGCCCGCAGCGACCGTTCGCTGTTCGCCTGTCTGGTGCTCGACGAGGCGGCGCACACCATCACCGCCGAGGCGCTGCGCGGCCTCCAGCGGCTGCGCTCGGCCCATGCCGGCGCGGTGCTCACGCTGCGCTCCTTGGACGACGTCCCCGAGGGGCTGCGCAGCGGGCTGCTCGGTGCGGTCGGCTGCCGGATGGCGTTCGCGGGGGTGACGACCTGGGACGGCGCGCGGTTCGCCGAGGTGTGGGGCAAGGAGTGGGTGGAGACCCGCGATGTGACGGACCGTCAAAT is a genomic window of Streptomyces gilvosporeus containing:
- a CDS encoding ATP-binding protein, whose protein sequence is MDTEGTQDAQSTRSAHIPRPATPPGAPPRPSAPPAPPAAAPGAAEPPLLGWLRTPRPAAAPGIWTYGHRPRPAKEPERTPLRQLISGALISFLCGWLLWSLLWNGYLGSYWMWPLVLLTPDSWRDGTDPMAYVWASYLYYGLFLALLVVVFGRLGRWPELARRFLAPFVRRLRPRAPAPKRQPAADPAQWPELRAHGAADAADKLAEEARAGRMTDVDVARIGHAWRAVRSGGTPLASFTDTVLRQGAAACAHPSGRRDLARRSAEHDLLAGQVRIGTAADHERNPYQHRSVGCALEPGVLGTSLLAVGPAGSGKSTRLVRPVVEAMCLQALAGQSAVIAVGPAGSDLGPDDAFDVVVRIGRPDPECDLDLYGGTTDPDEAAGILAEALVGDLAGQLPGGDSRRAATVLGQLLGPFRAAYERFPTVAELRELLDGAPEAMRALRAALEERREQPLLRELDARARQLERSGDVGVLLADRIALLDRPAFADFFDPTGRTRQVSLRALDHPLRVRIELPERGHAEASRILARLVLAQFTECAVARSDRSLFACLVLDEAAHTITAEALRGLQRLRSAHAGAVLTLRSLDDVPEGLRSGLLGAVGCRMAFAGVTTWDGARFAEVWGKEWVETRDVTDRQIIAVSAAGKAFHIFRQLITGKAATAKAVTVRTVERERWSASDLANSVPAGHAVLSVTSVKGEHAPPVLVDLRG